The Gemmatimonas phototrophica region ACTCCGCCGCCCAGCCGGCAAAGATCGACTCGGGGGAGGCCCCGGTACGCACGGAATTGGCGGCCGCCAGGTTATCCAGCCGTTCCGTGGCCGTGAATCCCGGCAGGACCGAGTTGACGGTCACCCCATCACGCCCCACTTCATCGGCCAGCGTGCGCAGATACCCAGTGACCGCCGCCCGCAGGGCATTGCTGAGCACCAGCCCGCCTTGCGGGCGCTTCACGGCCAACGAGGTGATGGCAATTACCCGCCCCCACTTTTTCGCCTGCATGGCCGGCACAAACGCGCGCGTGAGCTCCACCACACTACGTAGCAGCAGATCGGTGGCCGCCTGCCAGGAACTCCATTCGTGGCCCATGGGGGTGCCGGTTGGCGGCCCCCCGGTGTTGCACACGAGGATGTCCAACCCCTTCGGATACGCCGCCTGCACATGCTGCACCACGTGAGCGATCCCCTCGGAGGTGGCCAGATCGGCCTCCAGCGCCGTGACGGTCACGCCATGCGCTTCCAGCTTGGTCTTGGCGCTGCGAATGGCCTCGTCGCTGCGCGCGCAGATCACCAGCTCGACTCCCTCCATCGCCAGCTCCTCGGCGGCGGCGAACGCGATGCCACGGCTCGCACCACACACCAACGCCACCTTGCCCTTCAGACCAAGATCCATCAGCCCTGCCCTCCGTTGCGCATCGGCGTGCCGGAGCGCAGGTAGTCGTCAGACTTGTCAATCCAGTCCTGACGCGGCGGGTTGAAGATGTCCACGTCGAGCGTGTCTTCCAGCGCTTCGGCCCGGTGACGCACCATGCTGGGAATCACCAGCACCTCTCCGGCCCGCACATCGACATAGGTGTCACCCGGATTGTCGGCGTGCTCACCAATCCAGAAGCGCAGCGCCCCCGACAGGATGTACGTGATCTGCTCGTTGATGTGATCGTGCGCCGGCACCAGCGCGCCCTGCTTGAGATACACATGGGCCAACATCTGCTTTTCCGTGTACACCAGCCGGCGACCGATGAGCGGC contains the following coding sequences:
- a CDS encoding SDR family oxidoreductase codes for the protein MDLGLKGKVALVCGASRGIAFAAAEELAMEGVELVICARSDEAIRSAKTKLEAHGVTVTALEADLATSEGIAHVVQHVQAAYPKGLDILVCNTGGPPTGTPMGHEWSSWQAATDLLLRSVVELTRAFVPAMQAKKWGRVIAITSLAVKRPQGGLVLSNALRAAVTGYLRTLADEVGRDGVTVNSVLPGFTATERLDNLAAANSVRTGASPESIFAGWAAESPLGRVGRPEELAAVIAFLCSTRAGFMTGQAVLVDGGAVKSLL
- a CDS encoding cupin domain-containing protein gives rise to the protein MLPYDTLLTFGAGVAFCGWMLWDLRKENKLAAARQAALAARQAQTAAARAAAATAYTAPVASGIAVATVPSAWPTVSPLRLTPAVPTLPASLHMTENPTDVRKIAWDDMAVEELTPLIGRRLVYTEKQMLAHVYLKQGALVPAHDHINEQITYILSGALRFWIGEHADNPGDTYVDVRAGEVLVIPSMVRHRAEALEDTLDVDIFNPPRQDWIDKSDDYLRSGTPMRNGGQG